In Thermococcus sp., the genomic window AACAGCAGACCTCCAATACCTGAAAGCGTTAATGGGTCGTAGAGGATAACGGGAAGGTAGAGCAGGGCGTAGAGGAGTGTCCCGATGGCGAGCTGCCTCCTGTCCATCCCCTCCATGAAGTAGGAGCCGAGCCCCCGGCCAAGCGGTCTCCCAGTTGAAAGTCCGAGGAGCATAGCGAACTTCGAGTTCAGTTCGGCGATGTAGAGTGCGTAGAACGGCACCAGGGGGAGAGAGTAAACCTGGAGGATGAGAACCATGACAGCGGCAAAAACTCCCGCTATGCCCGTGTTGACGTCCTTCATCGCTTTGATCTTCATCTCCCTCTCGCCCTTGACCATCACCCCGTCGGCCCAGTCGGCCAGACCGTCGAGGTGAAGGAGGCCTATTGTAGAGTAGAGTGCCAGAACCGCCAGGACGTTGGCAAGGGGCGGGTTGAGATGGAGCACAACGACTGGAAGGGCTGAGCTGAGCGGAGCAACCAGTGGAAGCGCCCAAAGCTCATGTTTAGCCTTCTCAAAGTCCCCCCTGATGGGTATTCGCGTGAGGAATG contains:
- the cobS gene encoding adenosylcobinamide-GDP ribazoletransferase; protein product: MRNLLPFLTRIPIRGDFEKAKHELWALPLVAPLSSALPVVVLHLNPPLANVLAVLALYSTIGLLHLDGLADWADGVMVKGEREMKIKAMKDVNTGIAGVFAAVMVLILQVYSLPLVPFYALYIAELNSKFAMLLGLSTGRPLGRGLGSYFMEGMDRRQLAIGTLLYALLYLPVILYDPLTLSGIGGLLFGIYVIKLSLDNFGGINGDCLGAVAEITRAGTLLVLAFAGAYLGG